Below is a genomic region from Streptomyces sp. NBC_00461.
CGGTGCCGGGGGTCCCGGCACCGCACGGAGGTGCGCGGACGTCGGCGCGGGAAGACGACGGGACGTCACGCGCCGGTGCCTGCCGTTCGGTGGCACGCACCAGGCCGCCGTGAGCCGCTTTCGGATTGGGGACTCCGGGAGCGGTTGAGGCCGTTGACGCCCACGGCCTCGTCGGCGGACCACAGGAATCTATCCGCGGCCAGCGGTCGAACAACCCTGCTCAGCAAGGAATTTGCGGCTTTCATACGGGTCCGGCGTGAGCGCCGTCAAGGTCCCGTCAAACAATGCCGGCCAGCCGTCAGGAGGGCGTCAACGCAAGCCGTCCATGGCTTGATCCGGTCGCAGACTGAGCGGCAACGGGGGCGGGGTGACCGTCCTCGGCGAGGCGGGGGAGGGACCGTGACCATCACGGCCGGTACATCGCACAGACCTCAGCCGGAGGCCGGTGCGCAGCCGTCGCAGCCTGCGGTCACCCCACCTGGGGGCAGCCCCGGACCGCGGCGACGAGGGGCGTCGCGGACGGGCGGTCCGGGGCAGCACCAGAGGCAGCAGGCCGTGGCCGCGTGGGCCGCTCTGCGCTGTCGCTACTGGGCATCCGTGCCCGCGCGGCTGCGTCTCCTGCGCGCGGCCACGGTCCTGCTCGCCGCCGCCCTGGCACTGCTGCTGACGCTCGCCGGACTCGCGGCCATGGGCACCTGGAACAGCGTGGCCGACCGCGACGCGCCCCGAACCACCAGCGCGGCCGACCTCAACCTCGCCCTGAACGACATGGACGCGCAGGCCGCCAACATCCTGCTGTCCAGTGGCGACGCGGGCAGAGGGCGCCTCCAGACGCCGTACAAGAAGGCCGTCGGTTTCTACGGTGACGCCCGGCGGGAGATCGGGCATGATCTGCGGACTCTCGCGGTCGCGGCTCAGGGCGACCGGGGCGACGAGAAGACCGTGGAGTCGCTCACCGACGGCTTCGCCGAGTACCAGGAGCTGATCGGCCGGGCCCTGGAGAACGACGGACACCGTGACGGCAAGGCGGCCGCGCTCGTCGACTACCGCAAGGCCACGGACCTTCTTCAGCAGCAACTCCTCCCGGCGGCACGGACATTGGTGTCCTCCAACGACAAGGCGTTCGACGCGGAGTACAGCTCGGCCCGATCCACTCTGTCCGCCCAGCTCATCGCCGTCGTCGCGCTCGGCGTGCTGCTGCTGGCCGTGCTCGGCGCCCTGCAGTGGTACCTCGTCCGAAGCTTCCGGCGCATCCTCAACCCAGGAGTGCTGGCCGCCACCGTCTGCACTCTGCTCGCCGTGATCCTCGGCGCACAGCTGTTCACCTCCACGGCCGACGACCTGCGGGGAGCCCGGCGCGACGCCTTCGACTCCGTCGTCGCCCTCACCCGCGCCCGGGCCATCGCCCACGACGCCAACGCCGACGAGAGCCGGTATCTCCTCGACCCCGGGCGCCGTGACCAGTACGCAGCCTCTTTCCTCGCCAAGTCGCAGGAGCTGTACGGCATCAAGGGCGCATCCCTCGCGACGTACGACGCGGAACTTGCCACCAGCTGGCAGGCGTACGAGTCCGACCCCCACGACCTGCGCTTCACCGGCGAGTTCCGGCGCGAGCTCGACAACATCACTTTCGCGGGGGAGCGGGCCGCGGCCGAGAAGACCGTGCAGACCTACGCCGTCTACCAGCGCGACGACCGGAAGATCCGCACGCTGCTGGCTGCGGGCAAGGAGGACCAGGCGGTCGAGTTCTGCATGGGCTGGGAGGCAGGGACGTCCAATGCGCACTTCGGGGCGTGGATGGCCGCGTTGGGCAAGGTGACCGACATCAACCGTGCCCACTTCACAGCCTCGGTCGACGCGGGCCGCTCGGCGGTCACCGGCCTGCTTCCCTGGACGGGCGGGCTGTTGCTTGCCGCGATGGCCCTTACGGCCGTCGGACTACGGCCAAGACTGGCCGAGTTCCGTTAGGCCAGACCGGCAGATCCTGCCCTGGACACGGGGAGGGCAGCGCCCCTTTAGGGGCGCGGGGAACTGCGCGACCAGCCACGACGTCGCCGCAGACGACCGATGACCCCCTCACGGCACCCCCAGCGGAACGGTCACGCGTCCGCGAGCCGGGCCTCCTCCAAGTCCAGTGAGCGCTGCAGCCGACGCCGGGTGGTGTCGCTGATGGCGTGGTCGTCGTAGAGGCGCTGGAGTTCGCCCGTCTCGACGGCGATCAGGTCGCGGCGCAACTGGCGGTAGACGAGGTCGGCGGACTCGGTCGCGGTTCCGTCGCTGTCCTGCTCCGCGAGGCGGTCTCGGGCGTCGTCGAGGCGGGCGGTCAGGCCACGGCGGAGCCGGTCGAGGACGACGTCCGGTACGACCTCCAACTCGGCGAGTTCCTCCAGGCGGGCCAGGCCGGCGTGTGCGAGTTGAGAGCGGGCCTCGGCCTCCTCGCGCGCGGTGTGGGCGGGCTCCAGGGCGATGCCGGAGCGGCGGACGACCGGGGCGAGCGTGAAGCCCTGCACGACGAGGGTCACGACCACCACCGAGGTGGTCAGGACGAGGACGAGCGGCCGGTCCGCGAGGGCGGTGCCGTTCCGCGCGACCTCGGGGATGGACAGGGCGGCCGCCAGCGGCATCACCCCTCGGGTGCCCGCCCAGGTCAGGACCACGGGGATCCGCCAGTTCATGCGGGTGATACCGCCCTTGCGCTGCACCACCGCCGACAGCGGGGCCAGCCACAGCATGCGCACGGCGACGAGCGTGACGGCGACGGCGACGGCGTACAGCGGCCAGGCCCGGTCGCCATCGGCCAGTGCCCGTACCTGGGCCGGCAGGGCCAGCCCGATGAGGCTGAAGACCACGCTCTCCAGCAGGAACACCACCGTGCCGTACACGGCGTGCAGTTGGAGCCGGATGCGTGCGTTGGTGAGGCGGTCGCCCCGGCCGCCCAGGACCACGCCGGCCACCACGCACGAGGTCACGCCGGAGGTGTGCGCCGCCTCCGCCAGCAGGTAGGCCGCGTACGGGGTGACCAGGGCGATCACCGTCTCCAGGACCGGGTCCTCGGTGCGGCGCCGGAT
It encodes:
- a CDS encoding Na+/H+ antiporter produces the protein MRSVGTVLALVVLATVVATFARRWRIPAPSLLVVAGLGVALLPGTPQIEISPEIIGLVVLPPLLYASAEEMPWRELHAVWKPVGILAIGLVLASAAAVGAVAALVTPLSWQMAFVLGAILASTDPVAVTALGRRLALPPKVQVLVQAESLFNDATSLVLVRVAASIAVASAAADWGAAGGEFLLLAGGGTVIGAAVAGVIALIRRRTEDPVLETVIALVTPYAAYLLAEAAHTSGVTSCVVAGVVLGGRGDRLTNARIRLQLHAVYGTVVFLLESVVFSLIGLALPAQVRALADGDRAWPLYAVAVAVTLVAVRMLWLAPLSAVVQRKGGITRMNWRIPVVLTWAGTRGVMPLAAALSIPEVARNGTALADRPLVLVLTTSVVVVTLVVQGFTLAPVVRRSGIALEPAHTAREEAEARSQLAHAGLARLEELAELEVVPDVVLDRLRRGLTARLDDARDRLAEQDSDGTATESADLVYRQLRRDLIAVETGELQRLYDDHAISDTTRRRLQRSLDLEEARLADA